CCCAAGGACCTCCCGCCGCCCCCCGGACTGCATCGCTTCCAAAGAGTGGAAAGGCATTCGGCGGGATTAATTTAATGTAATCAATATCGATGGGATCCACCTCTATGACGAAAATTCGATTAGACGGGTTTCGCTTTGAGGATAAACGAGTGTACCTCGTCACCGGCCAGAGTACTAAAGACGAGTAGCCGAACATTGCGTATTGTCTAAGACTCATTTACGAACTCCAAGTCCGGGTGATTGCCCACGCGAGCCCCTTGTCTCGCTTTTTCACGCGTCCGCTGCCACTCACGGTGTCTAACGGCTACCCGGACGGGTATCGAGTCGAGATGCAGGATTTTTGCGATCGATAATCTATGTTTGCCGTCAAAAAACAATAACCTGCCGTCACGGCCGATATCGACGGTTACCTCGTCTTTTTTGAGATGTGTGAATCTGCGCAAGAGCCGGTACAGACGTGTTTGTTTTACCGCCCCCTTATTTTTGAGTTGTTCTTCCTGTGTGAGGTAAGCGCCACTTTCGATTGCAGCGTAGAGGTCGTCGAGTTCGTTACACTTGTTCCGAACTTCAACGACACTACCACAACCCCATGCGGAAGTCCCATTATCAATGAGAGCCATGACCTCCCCGATGAATGGCGTAGATTCCCATGGTATTCCATTGACAAAATGCGCTTCCAAGGATGGATAGATCGGCTTTTGAACGTTATCGTAGAACGTAGCGGATTCAAACGCTAGCGATTTTTTGTCCCAGTCACCTTCCTTTACGGTTCCTGCGGCCTCCCATTTCTGAAATGGTCGAAGTGAACAATATTGAATGTCTCCCGGATTGACCCAAATAATACTGAATATTTCCGCGTCTGTATAGTTGTTCGACAAGTGGGATAAGGCTTTGATATAATATGGATCTGAAGGCGGGTAATATTTTATCGAGGTAGCGAGGAACTTCGCTGCATTAAACAAATTCATGGGAGTTGTTTATAGAGACACCCGAGGTGATTGAGTCGTTCGTTCACCCTCCCAAAATCTACATTTTCGACTCCCTTTGACGGTCCAGCGACAATCTCTCGACACTCGCCTTGCTCGTAAACAAGCCACGTGATTATCACCAGTTGGTCTGTGTAAGTTCCCGAAGTGTGCCCCCACGCACGGATCGGTACAGGACAGGATTGTCCCCCAACGATATCCCCGTCGTCCGATGTAACGACGGTTATTCCTCTAGCTTTGTCCATAAGCTCTCGAACTGGTTCGAAACACCGTATTAGATTGCTCACATACGCCTCCTAAACGCCGTCTCTCGGCACATAGCGTTCGCCGTATACATAGTTACGAATCGACTCCTAGACAGCTACCGTATAGGGATTTGTGTTGAGCACCGATTTGTTCGATGGTGAACTTACTCATCGCGTGCTGAAAGGCGTTTTCGCCCACCCGATTTAGATCCTCGTTTAACATTGTTTCGATACACCGAGCAAGGGCTTCATAATCCCCGACTGGATAGAGATAGCCCGTTTCTCCGTTCGTTATGACCTCCGTCACCCCAGCTATTTCGGTCGATACGATCGGAAGTTTCGCCGCGCTTGCCTCGACGTGGGTCGTCGGAAGTCCCTCGTTCTCGGATGAGGAGACGAAGACGTCCGCTACGGAGAAATACGGTTCGATTGCTTCGACGTAACCCGTAACGGTAATACACTCCTCTAGGCTTTGTTCTGTGACTCTCTTCTCGATCTCTTGCCGGCAAGGACCATCGCCAACGATGTAGAGATGGACTTCGTCGTCAATAAATCGCATCGCCTCCACCAGATCCTGTTGGCGCTTTTGCTTGACGCAGCGAGCCACGTTCAGTAGGATTCGCTCCCCGTCGTGTTGTGCTTCCAGATCTGTCGTATCGGCAGCCTCTACACGCTCGCAAAATCCCTTGACATCAATCGCGTTGTAGATTACTGTCATTCGGTTCGAATCCGGATACGACTCGCGAACGCCCTTCGAGACGCAAACGATCCGATCCGAAAGTCTACCTGTCACCCGTTCAGCAAGGCGTTTCGGCCTTGTTTTGTGATCTCGAACGTTGTGATACGTTGCTACTTGAGGGATACGAATCCGAGCACACGCCAGCCGACCGACAACATGCGAGAAGGGCAGGTGGGAGTGTAGCAAATCGATCTCCCGATCCTTCAGAACGCGAGAGAGTCGCCACGTGGCGCGAGGAATCGACATCGTCGAAACGCTGGTCCCGAGGGAAACAACATCGATATCGCTTTCCTCGAGATCGGAGAACAACTCGCCGGTTGGGTTCGCGACGATCACGATCGGCTCAATGCCCTCGTATCCCTGCATTTCGATTGCCAGGTCCTTTACTAGACGCTCTGCCCCACCGGACCGAAGATCGTTGATCAAGAACGCCAGCTGAAGTGTCATACTGATCCACCATCTTTAATTGACTCAGGGATAGAAACGCTGCGGAAAACCTCCTTGTACGTTTCAGCACATCGTTCCCAGTCCAGACGCTCGGCCGAGTCGAGCGCACCCTCCTCGAGATCCTGACGTAGCTCCGGTTCACTGATCAGCTGTCTCATTCGTTTCGCGATCGCACCGGCGTCTTTCTGCGGAACGACATACCCGTTTTCGCCCTGTTTGACGACGTCTGGGATCCCACCAACTTCTGTGCCAATGACCGGGTTGCCGGACGCGAAAGCCTCGGCGATGACCGTCGGCATTCCTTCCGTGTCTCCCGACTCCGCTTCTATCGATGGAACGACTACGAAATCGGCCATGATGTACTGTTCGATGAGCTCTTTTTCGCTGACCCATCCTTTGAATGTGACGTAGCCGTTGAGGTCGAGTTTGTCAGCGTAATTGTGTAGCTCCTCTTGGAGCGGCCCCCTGCCCACGATCGAGAGGTGGAAATTATCTACTTCCGGGCTGACAATGGTCATAGCATCAAGCAAATAATCAACGCCTTTCTTTTCAGCTAGTCGTCCGACAAATAACCCCTGAATCTCGCCATCAACGCCGGTATCAACCCGTAGCTCCGATTTCGAGGAAACGTCATACTCGTTAACATGGGCACCCATCGGTTGAATCTGAAATTGCCCATCAACAGGAACGGTGCCGCCTCCGATTTCTAAGAAACAATCTCTGATATGTGTGCTGACGGGAAGAATCATATCTGACCGCTGGTAGACGTAGTTAACGATCAGCCACCCAAACGGTACTTTTTGTAATACGAGAACACCCCTGGCGTGTAAAGTTAGGACATGTGGAATACCCAGTACTGACGTTATAAAAGCCCCGATCAGTCCATTCGGGAGCAACCAGTGTGAGTTCACAACATCGACGTTTTCCTTCCTGATGACCCAAATTGTATGGAGTAGCAACGATAATATAAATATAGGGGCTTGAAATATCGCCAGCAGATTGGTCTTCATCGATGGAACGATTCCTCCCTTTCCTTGGAAGGCCAGTCTCTGATATCGAAATGGGACGAAGTACGGAAATCGATAAACAATTATACCCGAAATCGTTTCTTTTCGTCTTGCTCCAGGATAGTGTGGTGCAAGTACGACAATGTTCAAGTTATCACTTTGAAGTGCCTTCGTCAATTCAAACATAAACTGTGGAACTGTGTCCCCCTCCCAGCGGAGAAAGGTCGTTGCTAGTACCAGTACGGTCAGTTGTTCATTACGCATTATATACGATCCTGTAGTCGTTCGTGTTCGTCACAACCCTCTGTTGAATACCTGACGCCTCTTTTCCTCTTCCAATATGAATGTTGCACTCTGAAATAGCACACCAACAGTTGGACCTAGATCCTTTGAAGAGAACACTCCATAACATATCTGGTTTTCTAACTGAGAGGTTAATTGGTGGATACCACATATCAGTCTTTCTTGTTGGCTTGCCCAAAACAGGCCGCTCGGTAGAATCCATCGGTACAGCAAGTCGGTGTCGTAGTCGATGACCCGGTCTGGTATCTCCTCGTCCATCGCGAGTCGGACCAGAAGTCCCGGGATATCGACACCTGATCGAATCGTGAGGCCGACTGACATCCAGAAGCGCGGATTGACCTCGAGGAGTTTGTACGTCGCGTCATCCGGATCATAGAGCACGTCCATGTGCGCCGGTCCGACCCAATTCACCTCCCGTAGAATCCCGAGCATCCCGTCTACCCACGGCTCGACAGGGACACTCTTGGCCTCCACGGCAGGACCTCCGGAGACGGGGTACTGTTTCGTCTCTTCGTAGACGTGAACAGCAACCGGTTCGGAGTTCTCATCGAACAGCGTTCCAATGCTGAAGTGTCCCCCCTCGTGGCTAACGTACTCCTGAATGATCGGAACGCCATAGTCGCGTTCGACCTCTGTGTACGCCCGTTGCATTTCGTCCGCGGACTCGACTCGGACGATCCCTCTCGACCCCGAAGCGCGTCGAGCGCGCACCAGCGCCGGATAGGAGACTTCTTCCGCGATCGTCTCGAGTGGTGTATCCTCCGGGAAGTACGTCCGCGGGACTGGCGTTCCGGCGTTTTGGGCGAGCCTGATCGTCTCCCCCTTGTCGGCGAAACGCTCGATCTTTTTCGCATCGGCGAGGTAGAGCGAGGTCAGCGGATCGAACCGATCCCGGTGTGTCGCGAGGAGCCGCGTCGTCGCATCGCGCGTCGGAATCACGACGTCGTAATCGGTCCGTCGGAGTTTCCGCAGGAGTGCATCGACGAAGCCCGCCGGTTTCTCATCGGGAGACGGATACGATATCGTTCCGTCTACGTGCTTCGAAAAGCGCGTCAGATTCCACCGAAATGACTCACCGAGGTGGATCGAGTACCCCCCCTCTCCCAGCGATCGCGTGACCGACAGACTCGAAAGCGTCCGACCGTCGAGGACCAGCACCCTCGTCTCGGTCATAGCCTAGTCTCCTTCGTGATCGCTACCGTTCGATCGATCGACGTTCGAGCGGTTCTACACATCGTAGAGGCTCACCCTGATCTCTGAGCTACTGACTCCGGCTCTCGACCCCTCCTCACTAATGGGTTTGCACATCAGTACCTGTTTGTCGATCTCGATCCAGTCCTCTCCTGGTCGTTTCTCGAGCGCGCCGACCAGGAGGTCGTAACCCTTCTCTCTCGAGACACGTCGGATCGTCGCGAGCAGGACGTCGAAATCCGTCTCCTTGCGGTATACCACGTCGAGTATTCTGCCTTCGGTCACCGTATCGTTTCGCTTCGGGCCTACGACCGCGAACCCGGAGATCACACCATCCTCACGAGTGACGACCACGTCGCAGTCCGGGTAGGATGTCATGTGATCGATCTCCGCGGCCGTACGCGAAAACGAAACGGTCCCTTCCGCAAACCGTTCCTGATACAGCGAGCAGACCTCGGAGACTTCCGAAGGCGTCAACCGGTCCGTTCGTTCCGCGTTTCCGGTCGGGCCATCTTCCTGACCGAATTCCTTTACGTCCCGCTTGTATGGGAGCACGGTGGATAGCGCCACCTTTCCAACGGATCTGAACGTTTTTAACCGATCGCGGTTGCTCACGCCCTCAATGAGCTCGTCGATCGCGGATTCGTCGGGTTCGAGCCACACCACGGGGTCGACCCCGTTCGCAGGCTTCCCGTTGAGTATTTCGGTGACGGTTACCGTTCCATCGTGGAGCCGAATACCGACGCGGTCGGTCACCGCTGACGGGAGACGGCCGGCGAGTCTCGACACACCGGTTACCCGCTGGGCGTACCGTTTGATCACGGCCCCCGGTGAGAGCACGTTTACCCATAGTGGGACGGGACGACACTCGAACCCGCGTCGTTGATTCGCCTTGTAGGTCAGGTTCTCCTTGCTGTTGTACGCGAGGAGGACGTCTGCACCCTGTTCCAAACAAAAACGTTGAGTCGCGGCATGGAGATCCGAATAGTGTCCCCGTCCGCGATAATTCTCCTCGACTGCTCCGTCACCCAGGAGAAAGCCCTTGATCCGTTTCCCAGTACTCCCACAGCACAGCTCCTTCTCGTATAGCCGTCGATGTGCGATCACGCGGTCGTTCGAGGTCTTGTAAAAGACGTGATCGCTGGCGTCGAAACCGGGGTAGGCGTGATAGCGCCAGCGATAGTACCGACTGTCTCCCCACTCGTCGAACGCCGAATTGAGCAGTGCAAGTGACTTCTCTATCGGAGGAAGTCCTCGCTCGACATCCACCATCGTTTTCTCGATGCTAGCCAATCGGTTCATTTTCCGTTCGTATAGAGGTTCCTATCCATAGAGACGTCACCTATTCGAACAAAGAGACGTGCTGCCTGCGAGCGCGGCCGAATGTAGAATCGATGGGGGGATCTCATGGTTCGAAATCGATTCGTGAAAGCCCGTATCACTCAATGAGAACTTCCTGTGAATCGTCCTGATTTCTCATCGGTCTATGCATCGAATCGGTAACGGGCGGTCCGTTTACACTGTCCTACCGGGGGAACGTGAACCAGTAGCGGTAACCGAATAGCTCAGGCGAGAACCCCGTGGACCAACCGGTCCCTTGATTGCGACTCGCCGAATCGGGTATCGACGTCCGTCACCCGACCGAACCAGTACTCCCGCTCGCGTAGCAGGTCGATAGTCTCGGCGAACAACTCAGCCGAGTGATCCAGATTGCGTTTCATGATGAACCGTTTCGGGTGACCCAGTCTATCGTGTGAATCAGTTCGGAAGAGGTCCTGTAGATGGACGTTGAACACGAGCGGGGCCGGAAGCGGGGCTCTTCGTAAGTAGTGTCGGTACGGTCTGCCGAGCAGTTTGATATAGCTCTGACAGATAGGGACCCTGGTGTACGGCGTCGCAGCGATCGGTATCTCCAGGAGCTCCTCGACCTCCGCCGGTCGGTACGGATGGAGTGGTTTGTCCAAATTGTTGTACACCCCCGGCCGGTAGGAGGGAAAAACGCTGGAATCGAACTGGAACCCCTCTTGTTCCAATATGGTGAATTCGCCCGGCTCGATGTTCCCCTGTGGCGCGCGGTAGCCGATCGGATCGGAGCCGAAGTGAGATGCGAACGCCTGTTTACCGCATCTCACCTCCTCTCTGAAGTCGTAGGATTTGCTGGTGTCGTGTCCGTACGAGTGGAGGTGAAACTCCACGTCGAGTTCCGCATCGAACTGGTCGATCACCTCCGGGAACCGCTCGAGCGTCCTTCCGACGACGAAGATACTGATCGGAATCCCGAGGTCATCGATCAAACCGATGAACTCCTCGATATACTCGAAGGTGAGATGATCGTAGCCCGGTTCATCGAAATACCAGTCGTTCTCGAGGTCGAGGGTCACACACGCGAGTTTCTCCTCACTCACGCACCTGGACCTCCATGCTCTCGTTCGCTTGCATGTCGAAGAGCATCGCGAACATGATGAACATACTACCCATGGTGAAGATCATCAGGCTCATCGCCCCCCGCATGAACAGCGATCCGTCCCCGGTAAACCACACGGTCAACGACCAGATGCCGAGCAGCACTCCGATACCCACGTTGGCCGCGCCGAAGTAATAGAATAGCGCTAGCGGGTGGAAGTCCAACACCAGGTATCGTGTCTTCAATCGCCAGAGGAAGTTCCAGAGCAACATCCGTGATACTTTCCGAATGTACTCCGAATACCGGATAGAACTCGCCTCCTCCCCGTAAACGGCGGGCATCGCGACGTCTGCAACGCGCATCCCCTTCGCGTTCAGTTTCACCAAGAGGTCGTTGCAGTAGCCGTAGTACTCGTACATCCCCTCAATGCCGACGTTGTCGAGGGCGCGGAAACTGATCGCGGTGTAGCCGTTCTGCGGATCCATCGTCTTCCAGTAGCCACTCGCGATCTTGGTCAGGAAGGTGAGTATCGCGTTCCCGACGAACCGGAAGGGAGGCATCTCCTCACGGAAGTCCTTATACAGAAGGCGATTGCCCTTCGCGTAATCCGCATCTCCCTCGACGATCGGATCGAGCAGGCGTGACATCTGCGAGAGGTCCATCTGGCCGTCCCCGTCGACGGTCACGGTGACGTCTATATTGTCCATCAGCGCGGCGAGGTACCCGGTCTTGATCGCCCCACCAGCACCCCTGTTCGAGATGTGTTTGATCGGGAGGACGCGGCCAATCGGCTCGGTGACGATCGCCCGATTCATGAGCAGTTCCTCGTTCTGTGTGAAGCCACCGTCCGTCTGGGCATTTCCCTGAATACTCACTTCGTGATCTGGTACCATCTCCGGCGGCACATCGCCCAGTTCGACGTCCTCCTGAGCCGACGCGAGTACCTCTTC
This region of Halalkalicoccus sp. CGA53 genomic DNA includes:
- a CDS encoding glycosyltransferase, whose product is MTLQLAFLINDLRSGGAERLVKDLAIEMQGYEGIEPIVIVANPTGELFSDLEESDIDVVSLGTSVSTMSIPRATWRLSRVLKDREIDLLHSHLPFSHVVGRLACARIRIPQVATYHNVRDHKTRPKRLAERVTGRLSDRIVCVSKGVRESYPDSNRMTVIYNAIDVKGFCERVEAADTTDLEAQHDGERILLNVARCVKQKRQQDLVEAMRFIDDEVHLYIVGDGPCRQEIEKRVTEQSLEECITVTGYVEAIEPYFSVADVFVSSSENEGLPTTHVEASAAKLPIVSTEIAGVTEVITNGETGYLYPVGDYEALARCIETMLNEDLNRVGENAFQHAMSKFTIEQIGAQHKSLYGSCLGVDS
- a CDS encoding polysaccharide deacetylase family protein; translation: MTLDLENDWYFDEPGYDHLTFEYIEEFIGLIDDLGIPISIFVVGRTLERFPEVIDQFDAELDVEFHLHSYGHDTSKSYDFREEVRCGKQAFASHFGSDPIGYRAPQGNIEPGEFTILEQEGFQFDSSVFPSYRPGVYNNLDKPLHPYRPAEVEELLEIPIAATPYTRVPICQSYIKLLGRPYRHYLRRAPLPAPLVFNVHLQDLFRTDSHDRLGHPKRFIMKRNLDHSAELFAETIDLLREREYWFGRVTDVDTRFGESQSRDRLVHGVLA
- a CDS encoding glycosyltransferase family 4 protein, translated to MRNEQLTVLVLATTFLRWEGDTVPQFMFELTKALQSDNLNIVVLAPHYPGARRKETISGIIVYRFPYFVPFRYQRLAFQGKGGIVPSMKTNLLAIFQAPIFILSLLLHTIWVIRKENVDVVNSHWLLPNGLIGAFITSVLGIPHVLTLHARGVLVLQKVPFGWLIVNYVYQRSDMILPVSTHIRDCFLEIGGGTVPVDGQFQIQPMGAHVNEYDVSSKSELRVDTGVDGEIQGLFVGRLAEKKGVDYLLDAMTIVSPEVDNFHLSIVGRGPLQEELHNYADKLDLNGYVTFKGWVSEKELIEQYIMADFVVVPSIEAESGDTEGMPTVIAEAFASGNPVIGTEVGGIPDVVKQGENGYVVPQKDAGAIAKRMRQLISEPELRQDLEEGALDSAERLDWERCAETYKEVFRSVSIPESIKDGGSV
- a CDS encoding carboxylate--amine ligase, which encodes MTETRVLVLDGRTLSSLSVTRSLGEGGYSIHLGESFRWNLTRFSKHVDGTISYPSPDEKPAGFVDALLRKLRRTDYDVVIPTRDATTRLLATHRDRFDPLTSLYLADAKKIERFADKGETIRLAQNAGTPVPRTYFPEDTPLETIAEEVSYPALVRARRASGSRGIVRVESADEMQRAYTEVERDYGVPIIQEYVSHEGGHFSIGTLFDENSEPVAVHVYEETKQYPVSGGPAVEAKSVPVEPWVDGMLGILREVNWVGPAHMDVLYDPDDATYKLLEVNPRFWMSVGLTIRSGVDIPGLLVRLAMDEEIPDRVIDYDTDLLYRWILPSGLFWASQQERLICGIHQLTSQLENQICYGVFSSKDLGPTVGVLFQSATFILEEEKRRQVFNRGL
- a CDS encoding ParB N-terminal domain-containing protein, with amino-acid sequence MNLFNAAKFLATSIKYYPPSDPYYIKALSHLSNNYTDAEIFSIIWVNPGDIQYCSLRPFQKWEAAGTVKEGDWDKKSLAFESATFYDNVQKPIYPSLEAHFVNGIPWESTPFIGEVMALIDNGTSAWGCGSVVEVRNKCNELDDLYAAIESGAYLTQEEQLKNKGAVKQTRLYRLLRRFTHLKKDEVTVDIGRDGRLLFFDGKHRLSIAKILHLDSIPVRVAVRHREWQRTREKARQGARVGNHPDLEFVNES
- a CDS encoding glycosyltransferase family 2 protein, with translation MYNDHSIGVVVPAYNEEGLIGDVITGMPRYVDRVYIIDDCSTDGTWEEVLASAQEDVELGDVPPEMVPDHEVSIQGNAQTDGGFTQNEELLMNRAIVTEPIGRVLPIKHISNRGAGGAIKTGYLAALMDNIDVTVTVDGDGQMDLSQMSRLLDPIVEGDADYAKGNRLLYKDFREEMPPFRFVGNAILTFLTKIASGYWKTMDPQNGYTAISFRALDNVGIEGMYEYYGYCNDLLVKLNAKGMRVADVAMPAVYGEEASSIRYSEYIRKVSRMLLWNFLWRLKTRYLVLDFHPLALFYYFGAANVGIGVLLGIWSLTVWFTGDGSLFMRGAMSLMIFTMGSMFIMFAMLFDMQANESMEVQVRE